In Rhodothermus marinus DSM 4252, a single genomic region encodes these proteins:
- a CDS encoding LamG-like jellyroll fold domain-containing protein — MKTRARVLLLAAVLASCLRAGTARAQLQALWSGERLQAGQAANLFARWEGEVPFYGTLLDVPPDWSVRRAWVVRPGRGPMPLRLDTLTSGRFRLRPDRPIDGPLVLCIETTPGGPGLALWQLASLEPSESSAKKLEPRTAEVQRQALFVQPADTENPRNYVLAVRRGARPLLVTDTLLRRLDLRHPFTVALWLKSTDRDAVVLSTWRGDEQQPYPIELVLDAAGFLRAYRGRPGRHQALITPRPVADGSWHHVALSYDPASGWTRLYLDGRPADSLYVPDVTSIDPPEALALGGRPGQMETDFGGLLDAIVLDRHAWSAAQVRRLFRRADPPADGLRLDFEAATLRLPPGMRRRRADLFFFEPLQHLQALSTDDGQVLLSWTCTDRQTRAFVVERSTDGRDFAMIARVPADCSGLPFTFRDPSPPDAPVLYYRIQQELEGGVLYPSAVLKLGRAPVQSGRALLVGNFPNPFQGRTTIQYELHEPMPVRLSIWDLSGHEVRVLIDAVQSPGRYTLTFDAADLPSGTYFLRLETPEGVQTHKMILVR, encoded by the coding sequence ATGAAGACGCGGGCGCGTGTGCTGTTGCTGGCCGCGGTGCTGGCCTCGTGTCTGCGGGCGGGCACGGCCCGGGCGCAATTGCAGGCGCTCTGGAGCGGCGAGCGGCTGCAGGCCGGCCAGGCGGCCAACCTGTTTGCCCGCTGGGAAGGTGAAGTGCCCTTCTACGGAACCCTGCTGGACGTGCCGCCTGACTGGTCCGTGCGCCGGGCATGGGTTGTGCGGCCGGGCCGCGGACCGATGCCCCTTCGGCTCGACACGCTAACAAGCGGTCGCTTCCGGCTGCGGCCGGATCGGCCGATCGACGGTCCACTGGTGCTCTGCATCGAGACGACGCCGGGCGGTCCCGGCCTGGCGCTCTGGCAACTGGCATCGCTTGAGCCCTCCGAGTCTTCCGCAAAAAAGCTCGAACCCCGGACGGCCGAAGTGCAGCGACAGGCGCTTTTCGTGCAACCGGCCGATACGGAAAACCCGCGCAACTACGTGCTGGCGGTGCGGCGCGGCGCCCGGCCGCTCCTGGTGACGGACACGCTGCTGCGCCGACTGGACCTGCGGCATCCGTTCACCGTGGCCCTCTGGCTCAAAAGCACCGACCGCGACGCCGTGGTGCTCTCCACCTGGCGCGGCGACGAACAGCAGCCCTATCCGATAGAGCTCGTGCTGGACGCGGCCGGCTTTCTGCGGGCCTACCGGGGCCGTCCCGGCCGGCACCAGGCGCTGATCACGCCACGGCCCGTCGCCGACGGAAGCTGGCATCACGTTGCGCTGAGCTACGATCCGGCCTCGGGCTGGACCCGCCTCTACCTGGACGGTCGCCCGGCCGATTCGCTCTACGTGCCGGACGTCACGTCTATCGATCCGCCGGAAGCGCTCGCCCTCGGCGGTCGCCCGGGCCAGATGGAAACCGACTTCGGGGGCCTGCTGGACGCGATCGTGCTGGATCGACATGCCTGGTCGGCCGCTCAGGTGCGCCGCCTCTTCCGAAGGGCCGATCCGCCCGCCGACGGCCTGCGTCTCGACTTCGAGGCGGCTACGCTTCGCCTGCCGCCGGGCATGCGTCGTCGCCGCGCCGATCTATTTTTCTTTGAGCCCCTGCAACACCTGCAGGCGCTGAGCACCGACGACGGCCAGGTGCTGCTGAGCTGGACGTGCACGGACCGCCAGACCCGTGCCTTTGTGGTGGAGCGCTCCACCGACGGTCGCGACTTTGCCATGATTGCCCGCGTGCCGGCCGACTGCTCGGGCCTGCCCTTTACGTTCCGCGACCCGTCGCCGCCTGACGCCCCGGTGCTCTACTATCGGATTCAGCAGGAACTTGAAGGCGGCGTGCTTTACCCTTCCGCCGTGCTCAAGCTGGGAAGGGCGCCTGTGCAATCCGGCCGCGCGTTGCTGGTGGGCAACTTTCCGAATCCATTTCAGGGACGCACCACCATTCAGTACGAGCTGCACGAGCCGATGCCCGTCCGGCTGTCGATCTGGGACCTTTCGGGCCACGAAGTGCGCGTGCTGATCGACGCCGTGCAGTCCCCCGGACGGTACACGCTCACCTTCGACGCTGCAGATTTGCCCAGCGGTACGTATTTTCTCCGCCTGGAGACGCCCGAGGGCGTGCAGACGCACAAGATGATCCTGGTCCGCTGA
- a CDS encoding 6-phosphofructokinase — translation MPRRLRIGLLTGGGDCPGMNAVIRAVTKSLILQANAEVIGFEDGYEGLIEGRFRTLEFQDVSGILTRGGTILGTSNRANPFRYYRRGEADVSAEVIALYRELELDGIVAIGGDGTMTIAHGLSERGLRFIGVPKTIDNDIWGTERTFGFDTAVHIATEAIDRLHTTAQSHHRVMICETMGRYAGWIALYAGVAAGADVILIPELPFDVEVVAEVCRERESDGHRFTIIVVAEGARPEGGTFHVRERVPESPDPIRLGGIGYELERQLRDRLRSEVRTTVLGHVQRGGTPTAYDRSLASAFGAYAAALVQAEQYGCMVALRDGRLTTVPLAEVAGRTRTVPLDHPMLGAALAVGTSLGVRALTSPLVGAEPTTPLA, via the coding sequence ATGCCGCGACGTTTACGCATCGGCCTGCTGACCGGCGGCGGCGATTGCCCGGGCATGAACGCCGTCATCCGTGCCGTCACCAAGAGTCTGATCCTGCAGGCCAACGCCGAGGTGATCGGCTTCGAAGACGGCTACGAAGGACTCATCGAAGGTCGATTTCGGACGCTCGAATTTCAGGACGTCAGCGGCATCCTGACGCGGGGTGGTACGATTCTCGGCACGAGCAATCGGGCCAATCCGTTTCGCTACTACCGGCGCGGCGAGGCCGACGTGTCGGCCGAAGTCATTGCCCTGTACCGCGAGCTGGAGCTGGACGGCATCGTGGCCATCGGCGGCGACGGCACGATGACGATCGCCCACGGGCTCTCGGAGCGGGGCCTTCGATTCATCGGCGTGCCCAAGACGATCGACAACGACATCTGGGGTACCGAGCGCACCTTCGGGTTCGATACGGCCGTGCACATCGCCACGGAGGCGATCGACCGGCTCCACACGACGGCGCAGAGCCATCACCGCGTGATGATCTGTGAGACGATGGGGCGTTATGCCGGATGGATCGCGCTGTATGCGGGCGTGGCGGCCGGCGCCGACGTAATTCTGATTCCCGAGCTGCCCTTCGACGTGGAGGTGGTGGCCGAGGTGTGCCGTGAGCGCGAAAGCGACGGCCATCGTTTCACAATCATTGTGGTGGCCGAAGGGGCGCGCCCCGAGGGCGGCACGTTTCACGTGCGGGAGCGCGTGCCCGAAAGCCCCGACCCGATCCGGCTGGGCGGCATTGGCTACGAACTGGAGCGTCAGCTCCGTGATCGTCTGCGGAGCGAGGTGCGCACCACCGTGCTGGGCCACGTGCAGCGGGGCGGCACGCCCACGGCCTACGACCGGAGCCTGGCCTCGGCCTTCGGGGCCTATGCGGCCGCACTGGTGCAGGCCGAGCAGTACGGCTGCATGGTGGCGCTGCGCGACGGCCGGCTGACCACCGTCCCGCTGGCCGAAGTGGCCGGACGCACGCGCACCGTGCCGCTCGACCACCCCATGCTGGGGGCCGCACTGGCTGTGGGTACGTCGCTGGGCGTCCGGGCGCTGACCTCGCCGCTGGTGGGCGCCGAGCCGACCACGCCGCTGGCCTGA
- a CDS encoding SDR family oxidoreductase has protein sequence MKVYMTGATGFVGRYVLQALRAAGHEVRCLVRRPDRPLPFEDEGVEKVGGDLLRPETFAGTLDGCEAVVHLVGIIAERPRQGITFDAVHRRGTLHMVEAAQQAGISRFIHMSANGARPDGTTAYQTSKWEAEEIVRHAGFAHWTIFRPSIIFGDPKGAPMEFVMELARRLVRPFPVLPVFGDGQYRLQPVAVEVVAAAFAQALTRPEAHGQTYCVAGPQPLTYDEILDVIARALRGRPKPKLHLPLGPVRLLVGTLGRIGLLPVTPEQLAMLIEGNTCDPSAFYRDFDVPQVPFTPETIAYVRQAA, from the coding sequence ATGAAAGTCTATATGACCGGTGCCACCGGATTTGTCGGGCGCTACGTGCTGCAGGCCCTTCGAGCGGCCGGCCACGAAGTGCGCTGCCTGGTGCGGCGACCCGACCGCCCGCTGCCCTTCGAGGATGAGGGTGTCGAAAAGGTGGGCGGCGATCTGCTTCGACCCGAGACGTTTGCGGGCACACTCGACGGCTGCGAGGCCGTGGTGCACCTGGTGGGCATCATCGCCGAAAGGCCCCGCCAGGGCATTACGTTCGATGCCGTGCACCGCCGGGGCACGCTGCACATGGTGGAGGCGGCTCAGCAGGCCGGCATTTCGCGCTTCATCCACATGAGCGCCAACGGCGCGCGCCCCGACGGCACGACGGCCTACCAGACGAGCAAATGGGAAGCGGAAGAGATCGTCCGGCATGCCGGCTTTGCGCACTGGACGATCTTCCGGCCGTCGATCATCTTCGGCGATCCGAAGGGTGCCCCGATGGAGTTCGTCATGGAGCTGGCCCGCCGGCTTGTCCGGCCGTTTCCCGTGCTACCCGTTTTTGGCGATGGGCAGTACCGGTTGCAGCCGGTGGCCGTCGAGGTGGTGGCGGCCGCCTTTGCGCAGGCGCTGACCAGGCCGGAGGCGCACGGCCAGACCTACTGCGTGGCCGGCCCGCAGCCGCTCACCTACGACGAGATCCTGGACGTGATCGCCCGGGCCCTTCGCGGACGGCCCAAGCCCAAGCTACACCTGCCCCTGGGGCCGGTGCGCCTGCTGGTCGGCACACTGGGACGCATTGGCCTGCTGCCCGTCACCCCGGAGCAACTGGCCATGCTCATCGAAGGCAATACGTGCGATCCGTCGGCTTTCTACCGCGACTTCGACGTGCCACAGGTACCCTTCACGCCCGAGACGATCGCCTACGTGCGCCAGGCGGCCTGA
- a CDS encoding Rossmann-like and DUF2520 domain-containing protein, translated as MSVQQPVVAIVGAGAVGRVLGRSLRAVGYPIAAVISRNPASSRELAAQVEAPVASAALEDLPGEVRLVFCCVPDDALPGLAEQLALVPHDWPRTVVAHTSGALPARVLEPVGRRGALLLSFHPVQSFPRQGPPPSLAGVAIGLEGDSEAVALGREVARALGARPIELSPETKPRYHLAAVLASNGLGALMAMAGEVLASIGLSRPEAHAMLLPLVQGTLHNLEQLLPEEALTGPAVRGDLGPITQHLETLQQHLPHLLPVYAALTTEMIRVGVRSGRLAPERATALLDRLQEALDTRSDIPPERLP; from the coding sequence ATGTCGGTCCAGCAACCGGTCGTGGCCATCGTGGGAGCCGGCGCCGTCGGGCGGGTGCTGGGGCGGTCGTTGCGGGCGGTCGGCTACCCGATCGCCGCCGTGATCAGCCGCAATCCGGCCTCGTCCCGCGAACTGGCCGCGCAGGTGGAAGCACCGGTGGCGTCGGCGGCCCTGGAAGACCTGCCGGGGGAAGTGCGCCTGGTGTTCTGTTGCGTGCCGGACGACGCGCTGCCCGGCCTGGCCGAACAACTGGCGCTGGTGCCGCACGACTGGCCGCGTACGGTGGTGGCGCACACCTCGGGCGCGCTTCCGGCCCGCGTGCTGGAACCGGTGGGACGCCGTGGCGCCCTGCTGCTGAGCTTCCACCCGGTCCAGTCGTTTCCCCGACAGGGTCCGCCGCCCTCGCTGGCAGGCGTTGCCATCGGATTGGAAGGTGATTCGGAGGCGGTCGCGCTGGGACGCGAGGTGGCACGGGCGCTGGGGGCCCGGCCGATCGAACTCTCGCCCGAGACGAAGCCGCGCTATCATCTGGCCGCCGTGCTCGCTTCGAACGGGCTGGGCGCGCTCATGGCCATGGCCGGCGAAGTGCTGGCCAGCATCGGCCTTTCGCGACCCGAAGCGCATGCCATGCTCCTGCCGCTGGTGCAGGGCACGCTGCACAACCTGGAGCAGTTGCTGCCGGAGGAGGCGCTGACCGGACCGGCCGTGCGGGGCGATCTGGGGCCGATCACGCAACACCTGGAGACGTTGCAGCAACACCTGCCCCACCTGCTGCCCGTCTATGCGGCGCTGACCACCGAGATGATCCGCGTGGGCGTGCGCAGTGGGCGTCTGGCCCCCGAGCGGGCGACAGCCCTGCTGGATCGGCTGCAGGAAGCGCTCGATACGCGGTCGGATATACCGCCGGAACGTCTGCCATAG
- a CDS encoding peptidylprolyl isomerase translates to MNIRWLAGVALAFFVAACQSAPSTPSVEADSLAQATDTLALPATNYYEIRTPLGRMVVRLYDETPLHRDNFKRLVAAGFYDSTTFHRVIDGFVIQGGDPNSKDADPSNDGTGGPGYTLPAEIRPGLFHKRGALAAARQGDEVNPERRSSGSQFYLVVGRTFDEATLDEIEVYLREQIPDPDFAFPDSVRQLYQTVGGAPFLDGLYTVFGELVEGFEVMDAIARVPTPRSTGRQAPPTMLDRPLQPVPMTIRPLENYSPGS, encoded by the coding sequence ATGAACATACGATGGCTTGCAGGCGTGGCGCTGGCGTTTTTTGTAGCAGCCTGTCAGTCGGCCCCGTCCACACCGTCGGTCGAAGCCGATAGCCTGGCGCAGGCGACCGACACGCTGGCGCTTCCCGCCACCAACTACTACGAAATCCGTACGCCGCTGGGCCGTATGGTCGTGCGGCTCTACGACGAAACGCCGCTGCACCGGGACAACTTCAAGCGGCTGGTGGCGGCAGGCTTCTACGACAGCACGACGTTTCACCGGGTGATCGACGGGTTCGTCATTCAGGGCGGCGATCCGAACTCGAAGGACGCCGATCCCTCGAACGACGGCACCGGCGGGCCGGGCTACACGCTTCCGGCCGAGATTCGTCCCGGCCTGTTCCACAAACGCGGCGCACTGGCCGCCGCCCGTCAGGGCGACGAGGTGAACCCCGAGCGGCGCTCCAGCGGCAGCCAGTTCTACCTGGTCGTCGGGCGCACATTCGACGAGGCCACGCTGGACGAGATCGAAGTCTACCTGCGGGAGCAGATCCCGGACCCGGACTTCGCCTTCCCGGACTCGGTCCGGCAGCTTTACCAGACGGTGGGCGGGGCGCCGTTTCTGGACGGACTCTACACGGTCTTCGGTGAACTGGTCGAAGGCTTCGAGGTGATGGACGCCATCGCGCGGGTTCCCACGCCGCGAAGCACCGGTCGGCAGGCTCCGCCGACAATGCTCGATCGGCCGCTGCAGCCCGTTCCCATGACGATTCGCCCGCTTGAAAACTATTCACCCGGCTCCTGA
- the lysS gene encoding lysine--tRNA ligase: MKRVLTEQELERRRARQQLEAMGINPYPYRWEVTAHAAEILQNFDDERHQPREDGPAPEPYEVSIAGRIMTRRIMGKAAFFDLQDETGRIQVYVRRQDLPEGFYDQVFKKLLDIGDIVGVEGFVFRTRMGEITVHARRLELLAKALRPLPVVKEQDGKVYNEVTDKEFRYRQRYADLIINPEVREVFRKRARMITTIRRFLDERGYLEVETPILQPMYGGASARPFITYHNALDMQLYLRIADELYLKRLIVGGYEGVYEIGKDFRNEGLSRFHNPEFTMLELYVAYKDYYWMMDFVEELLEHVATEVTGSPEVQWGEHTISFRRPWPRIPMFEAIKERTGYDLYGKSRDELAEIARKLGLEIDDTMGSGKIIDEIFGEFVEPHLIQPTFIIDYPIELSPLAKRHREKPGLVERFEVIVGGKELCNAFSELNDPDDQRARFEEQARLRAAGDEEAMQIDEDFLRALEYGMPPTAGLGIGIDRLAMILTNQPSIRDVILFPLLRPEQPAVPAGSDGAEKEASES; encoded by the coding sequence ATGAAGCGCGTACTGACCGAACAGGAACTGGAACGGCGCCGGGCGCGCCAGCAGCTCGAAGCGATGGGGATCAATCCGTACCCCTATCGCTGGGAAGTTACGGCCCATGCGGCCGAGATCCTGCAGAATTTTGACGATGAACGGCACCAGCCGCGGGAGGACGGGCCGGCGCCCGAACCCTACGAGGTGTCGATTGCCGGCCGCATCATGACGCGGCGCATCATGGGGAAGGCCGCCTTTTTCGATCTGCAGGACGAGACCGGCCGCATCCAGGTGTACGTCCGGCGTCAGGACCTGCCCGAAGGCTTTTACGATCAGGTCTTCAAGAAGCTGCTGGACATTGGCGACATCGTGGGCGTGGAGGGCTTCGTGTTCCGCACGCGCATGGGCGAGATCACCGTCCACGCCCGGCGGCTGGAGCTGTTGGCCAAGGCGCTCCGTCCGCTGCCCGTCGTCAAAGAGCAGGACGGGAAGGTCTACAACGAGGTGACGGACAAGGAATTTCGCTACCGGCAGCGGTACGCCGATCTGATCATCAATCCCGAGGTGCGGGAGGTTTTCCGCAAGCGGGCGCGCATGATCACGACGATCCGACGGTTCCTGGACGAACGGGGCTATCTGGAGGTCGAAACGCCTATCCTGCAACCCATGTACGGAGGCGCCTCGGCCCGGCCTTTCATCACGTACCACAACGCGCTCGACATGCAGCTCTACCTGCGCATTGCGGACGAGCTGTACCTGAAGCGGCTAATCGTGGGGGGCTACGAGGGCGTCTACGAAATCGGTAAGGACTTCCGGAACGAAGGGCTCAGCCGCTTCCATAACCCGGAGTTCACCATGCTCGAGCTGTACGTGGCCTACAAGGACTACTACTGGATGATGGATTTCGTGGAGGAATTGCTCGAGCATGTGGCCACCGAGGTGACCGGGTCGCCGGAGGTGCAGTGGGGCGAGCACACGATCTCGTTCCGCCGACCCTGGCCGCGTATCCCGATGTTCGAGGCGATCAAGGAACGGACGGGCTACGATCTCTACGGCAAGTCGCGCGACGAGCTGGCCGAGATCGCCCGCAAGCTGGGGCTGGAGATCGACGACACGATGGGTAGCGGCAAGATCATCGACGAGATTTTCGGCGAATTCGTCGAGCCGCACCTGATCCAGCCCACCTTCATCATTGATTATCCGATCGAGCTGAGTCCGCTGGCGAAGCGCCACCGCGAAAAGCCCGGGCTGGTCGAGCGCTTCGAGGTGATCGTGGGGGGCAAGGAGCTGTGCAATGCCTTCAGCGAGCTGAACGATCCGGACGATCAGCGGGCACGCTTCGAGGAGCAGGCGCGGCTGCGGGCGGCCGGCGACGAGGAGGCCATGCAGATCGACGAGGACTTCCTGCGGGCGCTGGAGTACGGCATGCCACCGACGGCCGGACTGGGCATCGGCATCGACCGGCTGGCCATGATTCTGACGAACCAGCCCTCGATCCGGGACGTGATCCTCTTCCCGCTGCTGCGGCCCGAGCAGCCGGCTGTGCCGGCCGGATCCGACGGCGCCGAAAAGGAGGCGTCCGAGTCCTGA
- a CDS encoding MFS transporter encodes MEAAPSRPVTRAASATGYVALVRRNVHFRRLWLGNLISLLGDWFNTIALYTLVSELTGSPFALGGVFLTKLLPWALASPLAGLLVDRFDRRRLMIGADLVRAVIVLGFLLIDEPGEVYLVYVLTTLQVVVTAVFQPAKSASIPNIVRTDELLTANALMSATWSVMLALGAASGGLVTAWLGTAPVFVIDSLTYLVSAFFIYRTVIPQQTAPAAGGLLRTARRELLDGWRYLTTHPGVGRIALAKSAWALAGGGLVYMLALIGEAIEPTAQAAGIGWLFAARGLGTGIGPVLARAIFRDARRWPAVLGWSIVLSGLCYGVVGLQDWTYAVAPAVLLAHAASGANWVLASVLLQQRTEDAFRGRVFATEWLGVLFSESCSILAASMLLEWQVLSLREAVLAFALVQGLIGLAWLAVIVPRERRAYSGV; translated from the coding sequence ATGGAGGCCGCACCGTCCCGGCCGGTCACTCGCGCCGCCTCGGCGACGGGCTATGTGGCGCTGGTGCGCCGCAACGTACACTTTCGCCGGCTGTGGCTGGGCAATCTCATCTCACTGCTGGGCGACTGGTTCAACACAATTGCCCTCTACACGCTGGTCTCGGAGCTGACCGGCTCGCCGTTCGCACTGGGCGGCGTGTTTCTGACAAAGCTGCTGCCCTGGGCGCTGGCCTCGCCGCTGGCCGGGCTGCTGGTGGATCGGTTCGACCGACGGCGGCTCATGATCGGCGCCGATCTGGTACGGGCCGTGATCGTGCTGGGCTTTCTGCTGATCGACGAGCCCGGCGAGGTGTACCTGGTCTACGTGCTGACCACGCTGCAGGTGGTCGTGACGGCCGTCTTTCAGCCGGCCAAGAGCGCATCGATCCCGAACATCGTCCGCACCGACGAACTGTTGACGGCCAACGCGCTCATGTCGGCCACCTGGTCGGTGATGCTGGCGCTGGGGGCAGCTTCGGGCGGACTGGTGACGGCCTGGCTGGGCACGGCACCGGTGTTCGTGATCGACAGCCTGACCTATCTGGTCTCGGCCTTTTTCATCTACCGGACCGTCATCCCGCAACAGACGGCCCCGGCCGCGGGCGGCCTGCTGCGGACGGCCAGGCGCGAGCTGCTGGACGGCTGGCGCTACCTCACCACGCACCCCGGTGTCGGGCGCATCGCCCTGGCCAAGAGCGCCTGGGCGCTGGCCGGCGGAGGGCTCGTCTACATGCTGGCGCTGATTGGCGAGGCGATCGAGCCGACGGCGCAGGCGGCCGGGATCGGCTGGCTGTTTGCCGCACGGGGGCTGGGCACGGGGATCGGTCCGGTGCTGGCCCGGGCGATCTTCCGGGATGCGCGGCGCTGGCCGGCCGTGCTGGGCTGGAGCATCGTGCTCAGCGGCCTCTGCTACGGCGTGGTGGGATTGCAGGACTGGACCTATGCCGTGGCGCCCGCCGTGCTGCTGGCCCATGCGGCCAGCGGCGCCAACTGGGTGCTGGCAAGCGTGCTGCTCCAGCAGCGCACGGAAGACGCCTTCCGGGGACGCGTGTTTGCCACGGAGTGGCTGGGCGTGCTGTTTTCGGAGAGTTGCTCGATTCTGGCGGCCAGCATGCTGCTGGAGTGGCAGGTGCTCTCGCTGCGAGAAGCCGTGCTGGCGTTTGCGCTCGTGCAGGGGCTGATCGGGCTGGCCTGGCTGGCCGTGATCGTACCGCGGGAGCGACGGGCTTACTCGGGCGTCTGA